Proteins from a single region of Hordeum vulgare subsp. vulgare chromosome 6H, MorexV3_pseudomolecules_assembly, whole genome shotgun sequence:
- the LOC123403979 gene encoding GPI-anchored protein LLG1-like, producing MAAGRGLPLLLVLAALLVGLASASPFISDGVFQATAGSTTGRALLQAKRDCPVNFEFQNYTVITSRCKGPKYPAKDCCDSFKEFACPFNTYINDESNDCASTMFSYINLYGKYPPGLFAHECREGKLGLACDGVPQKDVVANGVQRARSSSLALITFMCGLVALFFQ from the exons ATGGCTGCCGGCCGTGGGCTCCCGCTCCTCCTCGTCCTGGCCGCCCTCCTGGTCGGGCTCGCCTCCGCTTCCCCCTTCATCTCCG ACGGCGTGTTCCAGGCGACCGCCGGATCTACTACGGGGAGGGCCTTGCTGCAGGCCAAGAGGG ATTGTCCTGTGAACTTTGAGTTCCAAAACTACACCGTCATCACAAGCAGGTGCAAAGGGCCAAAATATCCTGCTAAAGACTGCTGTGATTCTTTCAAGGAATTTGCATGCCCGTTTAATACATACATCAATGATGAAAGCAATGACTGTGCATCCACAATGTTCAGCTACATCAACCTCTATGGCAAGTACCCACCAGGCTTGTTTGCCCATGAGTGCCGAGAAGGCAAGCTAGGTCTTGCTTGTGATGGTGTCCCCCAGAAAGACGTCGTTGCAAATGGTGTCCAAAGGGCTCGAAGCAGCTCGCTTGCTTTGATTACTTTTATGTGTGGACTAGTAGCATTGTTCTTCCAGTAG
- the LOC123403978 gene encoding phosphatidylinositol/phosphatidylcholine transfer protein SFH13-like isoform X2, translating to MSESNIDGIEISVSNDERRDRADAENSEDEPKHRRMRSLRKKALHASTKLTHSLKKRGKRKVDCRVPRIAIEDVRDAGEEQAVSSFREVLFARSLLPERHDDYHMMLRFLKARKFDVEKAAQMWDEMLHWRNEFGTDTILEDFEFHELEEVLQYYPQGYHGVDKDGRPVYIELLGKVEPNKLVQTTTVERYIKYHVQEFERAFREKFPACSIAAQKHIDTTTTILDVHGVGWKNFGKIARDLVRCMQKIDGDYYPETLHQMFIVNAGAGFKLIWSTIKGLLDPKTSSKIHVLGAKYQSRLLEAIDASQLPEFFGGLCTCSNQGGCLRSNKGPWSDPLIMKIVHSMESSALRDIVQVSDIEETVTGSVRLRALKLPERISDTSNAESGSDVDDLGSPIAPEDVEYHSLAPVREEARESGSTTYGCSDDRPHSVEKAVESNKRYDLTGNVLRHNTRQNSSMNRVSPEPGRAPNVREGDADDGILKLFSRKVLAVILKVLSLLRLFTRHQQQLENVRPHTAAVPSNQPNLQIVKEDRVNPCLERLERLESMCNQLSRKPPEIPQDKDRAIQDSFDRIKSIEFDLEKTKKVLHATVIKQMQMAETLESVTESGHRRRKFCT from the exons ATGTCAG AGAGCAATATCGACGGCATAGAGATATCAGTCAGTAACGATGAGAGGAGGGACAGAGCGGATGCCGAGAACTCGGAGGACGAGCCAAAGCACAGGCGGATGCGGTCGCTGAGGAAGAAGGCGCTGCACGCTTCAACGAAGCTGACACATTCgctgaagaagagggggaagaggaAAGTGGACTGCAGAGTGCCGAGAATAGCGATAGAGGATGTCAGGGATGCTGGTGAAGAGCAGGCGGTCAGCTCCTTCCGTGAGGTTTTGTTTGCCAGGAGCCTATTGCCTGAAAGGCATGATGATTACCATATGATGCTTAG ATTTTTGAAAGCTAGAAAGTTCGACGTCGAAAAGGCAGCACAAATGTGGGATGAGATGCTCCATTGGAGGAATGAATTTGGGACGGACACAATTTTGGAA GATTTTGAATTTCATGAGCTAGAGGAGGTACTGCAATATTATCCCCAGGGTTATCATGGGGTTGACAAGGATGGAAGGCCTGTCTATATCGAGTTGCTTGGAAAAGTTGAACCCAATAAACTTGTGCAAACCACAACAGTGGAACGATATATCAAGTACCATGTGCAAGAGTTTGAGAGAGCATTCCGTGAGAAGTTTCCAGCCTGCTCAATTGCGGCTCAAAAGCATATAGATACAACAACCACAATATTGGATGTCCATGGCGTG GGCTGGAAGAACTTTGGTAAGATTGCAAGGGATTTAGTGCGCTGTATGCAGAAAATAGATGGTGACTATTATCCCGAG ACACTACATCAGATGTTCATTGTGAATGCTGGAGCTGGTTTCAAACTGATCTGGAGCACTATAAAGGGCCTTCTTGATCCCAAAACATCATCAAAAATTCAT GTTCTAGGAGCAAAATACCAGAGCAGGCTTCTTGAAGCTATTGACGCAAG CCAATTACCAGAGTTTTTTGGTGGTTTGTGCACATGCTCTAACCAGGGAGGATGCCTGAGGTCCAACAAAGGCCCTTGGAGTGACCCTTTAATTATGAAG ATCGTACATAGCATGGAGTCATCTGCATTAAGGGATATCGTGCAAGTATCTGATATAGAAGAAACAGTTACAGGCTCTGTAAGATTGCGTGCGCTCAAG TTACCAGAAAGAATTAGTGATACATCAAATGCTGAATCAGGTTCAGATGTTGATGATCTTGGATCCCCTATAGCCCCTGAAGATGTTGAATATCATAGTTTGGCTCCAGTCCGTGAGGAA GCCAGGGAATCAGGATCAACAACATACGGCTGTTCAGACGATCGTCCTCATTCAGTGGAGAAAGCCGTCGAGTCCAATAAAAGATATGACCTTACTGGAAATGTATTAAGGCACAACACACGACAAAATTCATCAATGAATAGAGTTTCGCCTGAGCCAG GTCGCGCCCCAAATGTCCGTGAAGGCGATGCAGATGATGggattttgaaattattttcaagAAAAGTTCTTGCTGTGATTCTCAAAGTACTCTCTCTTTTGCGCTTGTTCACTCGCCATCAGCAACAGTTGGAAAATGTTCGTCCGCATACTGCAGCCGTACCCAGCAATCAACCAAATCTTCAGATAGTTAAGGAAGACCGAGTAAATCCTTGTCTGGAGCGTCTTGAAAGACTTGAGTCGATGTGTAATCAACTCAGCAGAAAGCCTCCTGAGATCCCACAGGATAAGGATCGTGCTATACAGGATTCTTTTGATAGGATAAAATCCATTGAATTTGACCTGGAGAAGACAAAGAAG GTATTGCATGCAACAGTGATCAAACAAATGCAGATGGCTGAAACACTGGAGTCCGTGACAGAGTCTGGTCATAGA AGAAGGAAATTTTGTACGTAG
- the LOC123403978 gene encoding phosphatidylinositol/phosphatidylcholine transfer protein SFH6-like isoform X1, whose product MSESNIDGIEISVSNDERRDRADAENSEDEPKHRRMRSLRKKALHASTKLTHSLKKRGKRKVDCRVPRIAIEDVRDAGEEQAVSSFREVLFARSLLPERHDDYHMMLRFLKARKFDVEKAAQMWDEMLHWRNEFGTDTILEDFEFHELEEVLQYYPQGYHGVDKDGRPVYIELLGKVEPNKLVQTTTVERYIKYHVQEFERAFREKFPACSIAAQKHIDTTTTILDVHGVGWKNFGKIARDLVRCMQKIDGDYYPETLHQMFIVNAGAGFKLIWSTIKGLLDPKTSSKIHVLGAKYQSRLLEAIDASQLPEFFGGLCTCSNQGGCLRSNKGPWSDPLIMKIVHSMESSALRDIVQVSDIEETVTGSVRLRALKLPERISDTSNAESGSDVDDLGSPIAPEDVEYHSLAPVREEARESGSTTYGCSDDRPHSVEKAVESNKRYDLTGNVLRHNTRQNSSMNRVSPEPAGRAPNVREGDADDGILKLFSRKVLAVILKVLSLLRLFTRHQQQLENVRPHTAAVPSNQPNLQIVKEDRVNPCLERLERLESMCNQLSRKPPEIPQDKDRAIQDSFDRIKSIEFDLEKTKKVLHATVIKQMQMAETLESVTESGHRRRKFCT is encoded by the exons ATGTCAG AGAGCAATATCGACGGCATAGAGATATCAGTCAGTAACGATGAGAGGAGGGACAGAGCGGATGCCGAGAACTCGGAGGACGAGCCAAAGCACAGGCGGATGCGGTCGCTGAGGAAGAAGGCGCTGCACGCTTCAACGAAGCTGACACATTCgctgaagaagagggggaagaggaAAGTGGACTGCAGAGTGCCGAGAATAGCGATAGAGGATGTCAGGGATGCTGGTGAAGAGCAGGCGGTCAGCTCCTTCCGTGAGGTTTTGTTTGCCAGGAGCCTATTGCCTGAAAGGCATGATGATTACCATATGATGCTTAG ATTTTTGAAAGCTAGAAAGTTCGACGTCGAAAAGGCAGCACAAATGTGGGATGAGATGCTCCATTGGAGGAATGAATTTGGGACGGACACAATTTTGGAA GATTTTGAATTTCATGAGCTAGAGGAGGTACTGCAATATTATCCCCAGGGTTATCATGGGGTTGACAAGGATGGAAGGCCTGTCTATATCGAGTTGCTTGGAAAAGTTGAACCCAATAAACTTGTGCAAACCACAACAGTGGAACGATATATCAAGTACCATGTGCAAGAGTTTGAGAGAGCATTCCGTGAGAAGTTTCCAGCCTGCTCAATTGCGGCTCAAAAGCATATAGATACAACAACCACAATATTGGATGTCCATGGCGTG GGCTGGAAGAACTTTGGTAAGATTGCAAGGGATTTAGTGCGCTGTATGCAGAAAATAGATGGTGACTATTATCCCGAG ACACTACATCAGATGTTCATTGTGAATGCTGGAGCTGGTTTCAAACTGATCTGGAGCACTATAAAGGGCCTTCTTGATCCCAAAACATCATCAAAAATTCAT GTTCTAGGAGCAAAATACCAGAGCAGGCTTCTTGAAGCTATTGACGCAAG CCAATTACCAGAGTTTTTTGGTGGTTTGTGCACATGCTCTAACCAGGGAGGATGCCTGAGGTCCAACAAAGGCCCTTGGAGTGACCCTTTAATTATGAAG ATCGTACATAGCATGGAGTCATCTGCATTAAGGGATATCGTGCAAGTATCTGATATAGAAGAAACAGTTACAGGCTCTGTAAGATTGCGTGCGCTCAAG TTACCAGAAAGAATTAGTGATACATCAAATGCTGAATCAGGTTCAGATGTTGATGATCTTGGATCCCCTATAGCCCCTGAAGATGTTGAATATCATAGTTTGGCTCCAGTCCGTGAGGAA GCCAGGGAATCAGGATCAACAACATACGGCTGTTCAGACGATCGTCCTCATTCAGTGGAGAAAGCCGTCGAGTCCAATAAAAGATATGACCTTACTGGAAATGTATTAAGGCACAACACACGACAAAATTCATCAATGAATAGAGTTTCGCCTGAGCCAG CAGGTCGCGCCCCAAATGTCCGTGAAGGCGATGCAGATGATGggattttgaaattattttcaagAAAAGTTCTTGCTGTGATTCTCAAAGTACTCTCTCTTTTGCGCTTGTTCACTCGCCATCAGCAACAGTTGGAAAATGTTCGTCCGCATACTGCAGCCGTACCCAGCAATCAACCAAATCTTCAGATAGTTAAGGAAGACCGAGTAAATCCTTGTCTGGAGCGTCTTGAAAGACTTGAGTCGATGTGTAATCAACTCAGCAGAAAGCCTCCTGAGATCCCACAGGATAAGGATCGTGCTATACAGGATTCTTTTGATAGGATAAAATCCATTGAATTTGACCTGGAGAAGACAAAGAAG GTATTGCATGCAACAGTGATCAAACAAATGCAGATGGCTGAAACACTGGAGTCCGTGACAGAGTCTGGTCATAGA AGAAGGAAATTTTGTACGTAG